Genomic window (Lutra lutra chromosome 17, mLutLut1.2, whole genome shotgun sequence):
TCGTGGGAAGCACAGAGTAACAAGTACACGTCCCTGGGGATCCAGACAATAGGAGATGTTTAAGAGGAACTGCCTCGCTATCCCCACCTCCAGTAGCTATCCCCACCTCCAGGTCCTTTGCCTGTAATAGGGCTCTGCTCCTGCATCttctggggttggggagaggggttgttttttgttttcaatttcccACATTCCTGCATTTATTATTTGGATTTCTTCTGTAAGCGGAATGTGTCCTcttccctgtttatttatttatttaaccgtGTATTTGTATCACTACAGACTCCTGGATATTTATTCTTTGGCTCGTAATCCAGTACtatcataattttatttgttgGCTCTTTAGCTATTCAGGTTGACTCCTGTGtctgaataaatcttaaaaaaacaacagctttattaagatatcaTTCACATACAGTGCAGTTCTCTacccattttaagtatacaagttaatggtttttagtatattcagagttgtgcaaccatcaaccacagtcaattttagaacattttcatcccccCAAGAAGAAATCCCATTCTTGTTAGTAGTCTTGTTCCCCATTCCccccagccctaagcaaccattaatttgttttctgtctttaatcATATTTAcccattctggatatttcatgtaaTGGGATCATAAAATATATGGTTTCTTATGACTTTgtctaaatattcttttaaaaagaaaaccaaagtgacAGAATTCACTTTCCAAAAAGGAAGatcgaacttttttttttttttttaaagattttatttattcattttacagacagagatcacaagtaggcagagaggcaggcagagagagaggaggaagcaggctccctggtgagcagagagcccgacgtggggctcgatcccaggaccctgggaccatgacctgagccgaaggcagcggctttaacccactgagccacccaggcgccccaagatcgaACTTTCTTTATCTGTCTTGTTTCAGACGTACATTGCCCCGCCGGCTGCCATTTTTTACCCAACAGGCACCCACGATACATCAAGTGCTACCTTGAACAATATGCGGGTGTATGGGACCATTTTTCTGACCTTCATGACCCTGGTGGTGTTTGTTGGTGTCAAGTATGTGAACAAATTTGCTTCACTCTTCCTGGCCTGTGTGATCATCTCCATCCTGTCCATCTATGCCGGGGGCATCAAGTCAATTTTTGACCCTCCTGTGTTTCCGTAAGTAACCTGGGAATACCTCCACGCATCGCCCTGACATCCCTCCCAAGGACATGGCCTTTAAGTCCCAGAGACTGGAGGATGGGAACACACTGGGCCTCCGGCTGAGCAGGTGCTGATGCTCCTGCCCCTCCTACCCTTCCCCACAGAGTATGCATGCTGGGCAACAGGACCCTGTCCCGGGACCAGTTTGATGTGTGTGCCAAGACAACCACAATGAACAATGAGACAGTGGCCACTCAGCTATGGAACCTCTTCTGCCACAGCCCCAACCTTACCACTGACTCCTGTGACCCTTACTTCCTGATCAACAATGTGACCGAGATCCCTGGCATCCCCGGTGCAGCTGCCGGTGTGCTCCAGGGTGCGTCgtccctcccatcctcctgctTCTGACACACGggctgagcaggaggcagggagcgAGTGCGGAAGGGGACTGGAGCAGAGAGCTGTCCTTGTGTGGCCAGCTCAGGAATGGGGGGCATGTCTGGCTGCCTTCCCGGCCCAGCAGTGTTCTCTCAGCCTTGTTCCTGGCAGCTAGGTTTTGGGTGAAAAGAGCCTGTTTGGCCAGTATCCCAGGCATGCAGCAGCCCCCAAAAAGTTCTGgcagccctcctctccccagccatCCGCCTCTGATGCTGCCTGGGATTCTCACAGGAGCTATAAAGGGCCTCTGTGTAGGAGGCAGGCAGTGGCGAGGCTCTGGTCAATGGTGGTTCAGCCACCTTTGCCTGTCAGACTTCTGTCAAGACAGCTCCTTCCCTGTGGCGAAtgctgccgcccccccccccaacatccCGAAACCCGAGACCCTTACATCTGCAGCTTCTGGCTGGGCTGCCCCAAACTGCCCCTGGGAAGTAAGCAGGGCCACAGTCCTGATGCCGCTGCCCCCACAGAAAACTTGTGGAGCGCCTACCTGGAGAAGGGCGAGGTTGTGGAGAAGCATGGGCTGCCTTCCACAGATGCCCTCAGCTTCAAGGAGAGCCTGCCCCTGTACGTGGTGGCTGACATCGCCACATCCTTCACCGTGCTGGTTGGCATCTTCTTTCCCTCCGTCACAGGTGAGTACCTCTAGCCCATCCACCCGGCCCTGCCCTCACTCCTTGGGAGCCCCTGAGGGTGTCCTGTTGTTTTTGGAGGCATTATGGCTGGCTCAAACCGTTCCGGGGACCTCCGTGATGCCCAGAAGTCCATCCCTGTGGGGACCATTCTAGCCATTGTTACAACCTCCCTTGTGTGTATCCTTTCCCAGGCCacgggtgggtggggagaggggcaggaggcccTCATCTGCACATAAGTCACCAGCtggcaggcacacacacaccacacacgcgTGGACACATACACACCTCATTCTTCACATGCGCGCGTGCGAGAGGTGTGTGGCGACATGAGACCCTCAGCTGGGGTTGTCCCAGCTGCCTGCTGCCTcaggctggggtgaggggagtaTGGGTTCTGTGTGGGGACCGAGCGGGGGCGGCAGAGCCAGCAGAGGCCTCGCTTTCCTTGACACGGCTGCAGACTTCAGCAGTGTGGTTCTCTTTGGCGCCTGCATCGAGGGTGTGGTACTCCGGGACAAGTGAGTGAGCCGGGCCCCTCCCTGTGGCAGGGGGCTCAGCTTTTGCCTGCCCTGACACCAGCTCCCCTCGTACTCGTGGTCCCACACATGTCCTCAGGCTGCTGGTTGCCAGTGGTGGTCTGTGCCACCAGGTGAGTCCGGCCCCACCAGGACTTTTTCTTCTGAGAAGATGGTGGTTTCAGGaccagggctgggctgagggaAAGGATAGGGCCTAAGGAACTAGTCTTCTCTGCTGAGGGGCCGGAACTCTGCCCACCGTAGCCATCCTTCCTGACTGCTGACATCTTTCACTCCGGGCAGCACCCCCGGCAGGGTTTGGGGGCTCCTTGCATGGAGCATGGCCTGAGCCTGGCCCCTGTAGGTACGGCGATGGCGTCAGCAGGAACCTGGTGGTGGGCACACTGGCCTGGCCTTCGCCCTGGGTCATCGTCATTGGCTCCTTCTTCTCAACGTGTGGTGCCGGCCTGCAAAGCCTCACAGGGGCACCGCGCCTATTGCAGGCCATCGCCAAGGACAACATCATTCCCTTCCTCAGGGTGAGCCCATCTGTACCACCCCCCACAGCCTGGGCGCCCCTGGCCACTCACACTGGCGTGGGAGAGAGGTAGGGGTATGGATGCCCTGCATCATGCTGGGGCCTCTCATGGCCCTGGGGCTGTGTGGCCATCTGTGAGAAGTTGCTGAGAGCTGCCCTGGCCCCGCCCTGCCCTGCTGCTGGCAGAGCTACTTGGGCCCAGAATCCTCATGGCCTTTCTATGGCTCATCTACAGCAGAGAGTCCTGGAGAGATGGGAGGGCGGAGAAGCTTGTGGTACCTGTCAGGGCAGGTGTGGGTGTGACCCAAGCCCCCAGAAGAGGGCGTTAGGAATGATGGAGGCCGGGCTGTGGCTTGTGGCCCAGGGTGTGGCATGGGGGTGAGGAACCAGCTTCTTCCCTTGCTGACCCCATTGACCCTGGTGCCTGCAGGTATTTGGCCATGGAAAGGCAAATGGTGAACCAACGTGGGCACTCCTCCTGACAGCACTCATTGCCGAGCTGGGCATCCTCATCGCCTCTCTTGACATGGTGGCCCCCATTCTATCCATGTgagctgggggccaggggagggcaggggaatgGTCTTGGGAAAGGTGTGTGTACCCTCAGCACCCATCATCTAGGGGGCCCCAGCACCTTCCTGTGTAACCCTGTCCGGTGTTGAGGGTCCAGCTGGGAGTGGGGTCAGGCTGTGTGGGGAGAAGTGTGCATGGCAGAGCTCAGCCTGCCTCTGCATGGAGATGGTTCCAGAGTGAGCCCACCACTTACACGGGATCTTACAGAGACCAGCAGGTCCCACACTCCTCTGTGGGAGACTCCCAGAGCAGGCAGCCAGAGCCCTCCGCACCCAATGGGGCATGCACTGAGTGCTGAGTGCCTTGATGAAGTCACCACTACCCCACCCATCTGTTTTCAAAGTTGTTTGCTTTTAAAGTTCTGGAGTCAGCTGGGCATTTGAGGCCCCCGGTGCCGTGTAGGAGTTGGTCAGCATGTGGCATTTTCCGGGGGTCCCTGAGCCAGAGCTCCTGTGGTCACCATGTTCCCCTCTGCCAGTGGCTACTCTGCTTCTCCTCACACATCTCGTTCCACCGCCCGAGCTTGTTTGGTTATCACAGACCTACCCCTCACTGCCCCACTCAGCCTTTGGCCTGACAGGTCCTCCTTTCCCCCTGAAACTGCCCCCTAGCCAAAGCCAGGCTTGCCAGaatcgctctctctcactctgcccagCTCACCTCCACCCTCTGCTGCCCAGCTCCGCGTGTGCCTGCGTGTGCACCTACAACGTTCTTGCCATCTTCATCAGGTGGTGACCCCCCACTGCCCAGGCCAAAGGGTGTATCAGCCTTTATCAGGTGGTTCTTCCCTGCAGCCCCAAAGGGACTGACCACTTCTCCGTTCTAGGGGTTTCTACCCACTGGCATGCCTTTTCTAGTAAGTTGTCCTGGCTTCTtgtttgctcttcctttttcttccagcTGAAGGTGGAAGTGGGTGCCCCCTTCCCTCAGCCCTGTGCTCTTCAGCTGGAGGGCTCACGCAGCAGGCTCCCACATCCCAGCCTCCCATACCCACCAGAGTCCCCACATGTCCCTAATTCATTGTATGCAAAATGGCCCTTTCATATTCCTTGGAGGTTCTCCTCTCCACATTCACAATAGCCCTTCATCCAACTGGTCACCTGGCCAGCAGCCTGAGTACCTGAGTATTGTCTATCCATCTCCTGACACTGAGCGCTCCTTAGCACCATCCTTTTCCACTGTTCCCCTCCCTGGAGCCCCCTTCCCACCTCATCTGCCTATAGACACTTGCTGGTCCTCTGAGAACTGGCTCTGTGGACACCCCTACAGTGGGCCCGCCTCAGGCCCTGCAGCTGAGGAGACCTGACCACACAGGGCGGGGCCACCACACACTCCTGGTTCCTTGTCCAGGCCCAGCCTGAGGAAAGGCAGGTACGTCAGGCCGCTGGCTGCCAAGGCTGCTCTGCACCAACCATTCCCTGTGCTGCAGGTTCTTTCTGATGTGTTACCTGTTTGTGAACCTGGCCTGTGCTGTGCAGACGCTCTTAAGGACACCCAACTGGCGGCCCCGGTTCAAGTACTATCACTGGTAAGTGCCAGCCGGACCTATCAGCCGAATCCTCAGACACCAGAAttgtgggggaagaggggagccCCATCCGGGATGGGGTTTGAGTTTCCTGGGTAGCGTTGCTCTGGTAAGAGATTGGGGTGTTGGAGGGTTGGCTGGGGACCCTACTGATCTCCCTGATTCTGATCCTTCCCCACTCTGGCCCAGGGCACTGTCCTTCCTGGGCATGAGCCTCTGCCTGGCCCTTATGTTTGTCTCCTCCTGGTACTATGCCCTGGTGGCCATGCTCATTGCGGGCATGATCTACAAGTACATCGAATACCAAGGGTGAGTGCGGGGCTGCCACCTGGTTGGGGCAGGTGGGGTGGTCTGTCTGCCGGGTTTGGGGGAGCTGAGCCATCTATTATTAGCCACCGTAGGTGTGGGGCTGGGGTTCTGTGACTCGGACTGGCTGCCCGCCATCTCACATACACATGGACGGAATCCTGCGGGTGGGCCCAGGGACTCACCAGCTCATGGTGGCCTCCACAGGGCTGAAAAGGAGTGGGGTGACGGGATCCGAGGCCTCTCCCTGAGTGCTGCCCGCTATGCACTGTTGCGGCTAGAGGAGGGGCCTCCCCACACCAAGAACTGGCGGTGAGTTCACACCCAGGCTGGCAAGAGCCACTCTAGATCCTCAGGGGCTGTTGGGAGGCTGGGAGGTCAAGAGGTGCTGGCTCTCCCTCCCAAGTCCATGTTCCCTGTTCCAAGGTtgtcaggtgcccctggattccTGCTTCTCAAACCTGTGGGGGCCTGTGAgctgagaaaggaggaagaggggctCCCTGGAAACCTGTGGCCCAGGTCTCAGGCTGTCCACTTGGGCCCTGCAGGCCTCAGCTGCTGGTGCTGCTGAAGCTGGACGAGGACCTTCACGTGAAGTACCCGCGGCTCCTCACTTTCGCCTCCCAGCTGAAGGCCGGCAAGGGCCTGACCATCGTTGGTTCTGTCATCCAGGGCAGCTTCTTGGAGAGCTATGGCGAGGCTCAGGCAGCCGAGCAGGTGCCTGCTGTAGGGGGCAGGGTGCTGCACCAGATTGGAGGTGTCTGGGCTCCTGCTAACTCCTAGGAGAAGGGGACTAATCCTGGCCAGCGGGGTGGCCAGCACTGCTGCCCCGAGAGCTGAGGCAAGGGGGAATCGCTGTCCCGCCTTGAAAACATGGCCTCTGGGTGGACGGCttacccccttctcctccctgacCCTCACCCCCCAGTCATTCTGTGGAGAGGGAGCCCAGCAGAGGGAACGCTGACAGCCTTGTCTTCTGACCCTGGTGTCTTCCCTACAGACAATCAAGAACATGATGGAGATTGAGAAGGTGAAGGGCTTCTGCCAGGTGGTCGTAGCCAGCAAGGTGCGAGAGGGGCTGGCCCACCTCATCCAGTCTTGCGGCCTGGGTGGCATGAGGCACAACTCCGTGGTGCTAGGCTGGCCCTACGGCTGGCGACAGAGTGAGGACCCGCGTGCCTGGAAGACCTTTATCGGTGCGTGACAGGGCAGGTCCTGGGCTGGACCATgtgggagaggagctggggatCAAGTAAGGGTGGAGGCCTGAGGGCCACAGGCTGGCCTTCAGCAGTGGCCTTCTTTCCCAGACACCGTGCGTTGCACCACGGCGGCCCATCTGGCCCTACTCGTCCCCAAGAACATCGCCTTCTACCCCAGCAACCATGAGCGCTACCTGGAGGGCCACATTGACATTTGGTGGATTGTGCACGACGGGGGCATGCTCATGCTCTTGCCTTTCCTGCTACGCCAGCACAAGGTGGGCCAGCTGGGCGGACGCAggcgggcagggctgggccctTGGTGGGGTGGCTTGTGGCTAAAGCGCCTACCTGCTCCTGGGGCCCAGGTGTGGAGGAAGTGCCGAATGCGCATCTTCACCGTGGCCCAGATGGACGACAACAGCATCCAGATGAAGAAGGATCTGGCCATCTTCCTGTACCATCTGCGCCTTGAGGCAGAGGTGGAGGTGGTAGAGATGGTGAGTCACCTGCCCCTGTGGCCCCGTGGCTGCCCCACCGCATGCAGCCCATTCCTCGtggcccattctctctctccagcacaACAGCGATATCTCCGCATACACCTACGAGCGGACACTGATGATGGAACAGCGCTCCCAGATGCTGCGGCAGATGCGGCTGACGAAGACGGAGCGGGAGCGAGAGGTTGGTGGCTCTCTTGTTTGGGGCAGGGGCGTGTGGCAGGTCAGGCTTCAGAGACACCATCGGTTTGGGGAATTGGATTGACTCACCCCACCTACCCTCACCTGAGTCAGTACCCATTTCCCGGAGGCCCAGTGCTCATGTTGGGCCAGCCAGGCCGCCCTTTTCCTGTGGCACCAAGGCCACCTCTGACTTTTCTCAGGCCCAGCTGGTCAAGGACCGACACTCAGCCCTGCGGCTGGAAAGCCCGTACTCGGACGAGGAGGAGGAGTCTGGCACTGGCACAGACAAAATCCAGATGACATGGACGCGGGACAAGTACATGGCGGCTGAGTCCTGGGACCCTGGCCACGCCCCTGACAATTTCCGGGAGCTGGTGCATATTAAGCCGTGAGTGTAGCAAAAACGGACGCCACCATAGAGGAGTCTGGGAGTGGAGGTGCGCTTGGGTCGGACAAGGTTTTTGGTGGACCGGGGGTGGGGCCTGTGATCAGCTGCATCTCCTGCAGGGACCAGTCCAACGTGCGTCGCATGCACACTGCCGTGAAGCTCAACGAAGTCATTGTCACGCGCTCCCACGATGCCCGCCTGGTTCTACTGAACATGCCCGGCCCACCCAAGAACAGCGAAGGTGATGAGAACTGTATCCTCTTGTGGagagggaagcagcagggagatGGACAACACATGAGGTCAGGCCAGGAGCTCTTCTCCTTAGATGCCCGTGGGGAGTGCGAGGTTACCCCAGCTCTGATTAATAGGCCAAACTTCCCTGGGTGCCTCTTGGTGCCGGTGCTGCCTCCTTGACCTGATGCCCTACAGACATGGAGTTCCTGGAGGTGCTGACGGAGGGCCTCGAGCGTGTGCTGCTGGTGCGTGGCGGTGGCCGTGAAGTGATCACCATCTACTCCTGAGCCGGCTAGACACTTGTGGCTTGGAGTGGAGGTGTCCAGGGTAACAGCCTCCTAGCACCTACCCAGCAGCCCTGCTTTGCCTGGCCCTGTCCTGGACCCAGCTCTGCTAGGTCTCCGTGGAAGCCCAGGCATGGGCTGGTAATGCCAATGGATCCGAGGTTCTGCAGGACCCTGAGAGGTCTGGGGACTTCCCCATCCAGCACCCCAGGAGGGCTGTCCTGGCTGGAGAAGActcagggggaggggggctcacATGAGATTTGAAGGCAGCCTGCCCAGGAACGCTATTTATTGCATATTTATTGTTTGGATGTCACcatcagagaggagaggaagggcaaCAGGGGAGGGGGGTCTGGCCCCACCCACCTACAGGAAAACCTGGCTCAGGCTACTGTGGGCAGGGACCCCCACCAAGCCAAGCCGAATGGAACTGGCCAGCTGGAGCCTGACTTTTTTCAATAAAACATTGTGTACTTCTGGGCCTCCTGCTGCCCCGGCTCTGTTTCCCCTGGCACCAAGGGAAGAAGGCGGAACTGAAACCAGGCCCAGAGCTGGCTCCCTGAGGCTATGCCCCTTTCCGGCAATCTCTGGCCACCCCCATTGGCCAGGCTGTCCCTCCCACTGGCCTTagggcccctcccacccccactccagatAAGGCCGGCCCAGGACTGCTTCACTGGGCAATAGGCACTAGGGCTGGAATGGGGCCGCCGGGCTCCCCATGGCAgtgggggctgctgctgctggggctgctgctcccccctgccacCCCTTTCTGGCTTTTCAATGTGCTCTTCCCCCCGCACACCACGCCCAAGGCTGAGCTCAATAACCACACACGGCCCGTCATCCTCGGTAAGCCCCCGCCAGGCCCCTGATGCACCAGGCCAGACCTCAGGGAGTCTGGGCCCCAGCCCCCTGGTAGCAGACCCTGCCAAGGCCCTTCTGCCCCTGCATTTGCCTGATACCTGCCTCTGTGTTGGAGGGTCCAAAGGCTTCTGCAAAGAAATgaaccccttcccccaccacactGTTCTGCGTCTCTCAGCTATCTACCCGAGGCGGGTGGAGTTGGGGGCGGGTGAGCCTGAGGGCTTGGCCTGGGCATTACAAGCTGTGGTCAGCTGTAGCCACTCAGCCCCCATCCCAGCAAAGACAAGATGCCCAACCCAGGAAAACAGAAGAGGCCCATCAAGGCCTGCCTCCTACTCCTaggcccagcccccactcccccatACCTATTTGTTCTCACCTTGGACTTCGGCATTAATGGAGAGGCCAGGGTAGGTGTTTGCCTTTTGTAGACTGGGGCCAGTGGCCTTGGCCCCTGGACCTTCCATGCCTGAGGAGAACCTGGGCTCTAGgctgctggggggatggggtgggggtgttaAAGGAAAGGATCAAATCCTTAGTTCCTGGAGGTTGAGGTTGTGGGAGAcggaggggcggggcggagcTGGTCACACAGCCTgattggggggggaggggaggggggagaggagcaCAGGGGAGAAATCTGAAGAATTCAGAATGAAGGCTAGTACCCACAGTGCCTGGCTGCCTGGGGAATCAGCTGGAAGCCAAGCTGGATAAACCAGATGTGGTGAACTGGATGTGCTACCGCAAGACAGAGGACTTCTTCACCATCTGGCTGGATCTTAATATGTTCCTACCCCTTGGGGTGGACTGCTGGATTGATAACACAAGGTACgtgccctcccctctgcccggCCCCCACGCTCAGCCCCTTGGCTGCTGGCGGGCTGAATGTCCCACCGTCCCCAGGGTTGTCTACAACCGCAGCTCTGGGCGGGTGTCCAATGCCCCTGGTGTACAGATCCGTGTCCCCGGCTTCGGGAAGACCTACTCTGTTGAGTACCTGGACAACAACAAGCTGGCAGGTGTGTTTACTGGGGAAAGGGTGGGCTGCGGCCGTGGTTAGCCCACAGGAGCCGTGACCAGAGCCTCCAATGCCACTGCCTTCCCCACAGGTTACATGCACACGCTGGTGCAGAATCTGGTCAACAATGGGTATGTGCGGGATGAGACGGTGCGCGCCGCCCCCTACGACTGGCGGCTGGAGCCCAGTGAGTGTCTCTGTAGACAGTGGGCTTGGGGCAGGTGGGCCCTGACCCCTCACTGCCCtgatcccccaccccactccgcTGCAGGCCAGCAGGAGGAATACTACCGGAAGCTTGCCGGGCTGGTGGAGGAGATGCACGCTGCCTATGGGAAGCCTGTCTTCCTCATTGGTCACAGCCTTGGTTGCCTGCACTTGCTCTACTTCTTGCTGCGCCAGCCCCAGGCCTGGAAGGACCGCTTCATCGATGGATTCATCTCTCTTGGGGCTCCCTGGGGGGGCTCCATCAAGCCCATGCTGGTCTTGGCCTCAGGTGAGAGGGCCTCTGACCACCCGTGTTAATGAGGGGCCTGCGGTGGAGGGGGATGAAGCTGACCAACGGGCCTGCCCTCACTCCTGCTTCCGCTCACACGGCCAggcttgggggcgggggtgttATTTACCACTCTAGAGGCCTGGCCCCTGTCACTGGCCCCTTGAGAGCAGTaagcctggcctggcctggtcGCTCCTGCCAGAAGTCTGTTTTGGTGATTTGGTGTTTCAGTGACAAAAGTAAAGtaaatggagaggaagagaggaagtgaACCCCATCAATCTGACCCATGGACCTAGGTCTGTTCCTTGTAGTCTCAGGGCCTGCCCACTCGAATTTCAGCAGGCTTCTGGTTCCAGGAGCCCATTTTCCAGAGATCTGCCTACTGAGAACAGATCTGCCAAAGGCAGGGCCAATCCCTAGaagcccctctgcccttccctgagaACTGACACAGCTGCCACCTGTTGAGCACTGACTATATGCTGGGCACAGCCAGACTTGACCTTCCCTCCAGTAGCTCATTGATATGCTGAGGAAAACACTCATCAGACTCCATCAATAAGGGCCAAACAGAGACCCAGTCTGATTTGATTCTTCAAGAACATAGCTCTGACCCCGAGTAGCCTCAGTCCACAGTGGCCACCAGACACTTGGCTGAGGGAGAACCACCAGCACCATCCTCCCATCTACACACATGTATACCCATATTCCAGAAACCAAGTTCTCCCTCCTTTTGGGGCTCTACAGCTCTGCCCCACGTGCCATCAGGGCTTCTCACTTAATAAGCACACATTGAACACCTACTGAATGCTGGCATGCTCAGAGTTTGTGGCTTGGAGGCAGTGTTGGAATTGGGCAGGGACAAGACTGAGCATCCAACTGAAATGGGCTGAGAGGCAAGCTGTGGGTCGGAGGTGGCCAGGCTCCCTGACCCACCTGGCTTTGTGTTCACAGGTGACAACCAGGGCATCCCAATCATGTCCAGCATCAAGCTAAGAGAGGAACAGCGTATAACAACGACTTCCCCCTGGATGTTTCCCTCTAGCGAGGCATGGCCTGAAGACCATGTGTTCATTTCCACACCCAGAGTCAACTACACAGGCCATGACTTCCAGCGCTTCTTTGCAGACGTGCACTTTGAGGAAGGCTGGTACATGTGGCTCCAGTCACGTGACCTACTGGCAGGCCTCCCAGCACCTGGCGTGGAAGTATACTGTCTGTATGGCGTGGGCCTGCCCACACCCCGCACCTACATCTTTGACCACGGCTTTCCC
Coding sequences:
- the LCAT gene encoding phosphatidylcholine-sterol acyltransferase, giving the protein MGPPGSPWQWGLLLLGLLLPPATPFWLFNVLFPPHTTPKAELNNHTRPVILVPGCLGNQLEAKLDKPDVVNWMCYRKTEDFFTIWLDLNMFLPLGVDCWIDNTRVVYNRSSGRVSNAPGVQIRVPGFGKTYSVEYLDNNKLAGYMHTLVQNLVNNGYVRDETVRAAPYDWRLEPSQQEEYYRKLAGLVEEMHAAYGKPVFLIGHSLGCLHLLYFLLRQPQAWKDRFIDGFISLGAPWGGSIKPMLVLASGDNQGIPIMSSIKLREEQRITTTSPWMFPSSEAWPEDHVFISTPRVNYTGHDFQRFFADVHFEEGWYMWLQSRDLLAGLPAPGVEVYCLYGVGLPTPRTYIFDHGFPYTDPVGILYEDGDDTVATRSTELCARWQSRQPQPVHLLPLHGTQHLNMVFSNQTLEHINAILLGTYRRSTPVPPAASPGPLPSK